In Desulfomonile tiedjei DSM 6799, a genomic segment contains:
- a CDS encoding SGNH/GDSL hydrolase family protein → MQHCESYQQGSDYHSLLHASCHCCADLAKRLFFWILLLLPVFCVIELASYISVKESVPTRILYRAELSRRIQPGTPDYSQNRPKFVQAAAPARESSGLLLFHPILGWDYPPELVHADAQAVVYTHGKMGERRTCTNFDSTMIATYGDSFTYCAEAGDEDTWQTHLARKLGTNVLNFGVGGYGTDQALLKYENNGQYATKIVLLCIFPENINRVVNIYRPFYTYHDPLKLTKPRFMADAQGITLVPNPVTSIAELSKLDQDSFLQALGKLDYWYQLDRNLPRFRFPYSLAFFEWSESVFSQLSSRVSWLAEYHQPHVWDLFNQAGPLSIMCYIADRFVAIAKERGEEPIIVLMPHKDYVNELKDCKISRMAQFIQYLDRRNYHCIDAIRCMWEMNPNQEQLEAWYGGHATPAGNKIVAEILNREIGHHLQIGALTDAHRP, encoded by the coding sequence TTGCAGCATTGCGAATCCTATCAACAAGGAAGTGATTACCATTCTCTTCTGCATGCATCCTGTCATTGCTGTGCCGATCTTGCAAAACGACTCTTTTTCTGGATTCTCTTACTATTACCTGTCTTCTGCGTAATAGAGTTGGCCTCCTACATATCCGTCAAGGAAAGTGTGCCCACGCGAATTCTCTATAGAGCGGAGTTAAGCCGGCGGATCCAGCCCGGCACTCCTGACTACTCGCAGAACCGACCCAAATTTGTTCAAGCTGCGGCCCCTGCAAGAGAATCGTCCGGACTTCTCCTGTTTCATCCGATTTTGGGCTGGGATTATCCCCCGGAGCTGGTACATGCAGACGCGCAGGCTGTTGTTTATACTCATGGAAAAATGGGCGAACGCAGGACCTGCACCAATTTCGATTCCACAATGATAGCTACATATGGCGATTCCTTCACCTATTGTGCCGAGGCGGGCGATGAAGATACGTGGCAGACTCATCTCGCCAGGAAGCTCGGCACAAACGTGCTCAATTTTGGTGTAGGAGGTTACGGTACGGATCAGGCTTTACTGAAATATGAAAACAACGGGCAATACGCAACGAAGATAGTACTTCTCTGCATCTTCCCTGAAAATATCAACAGGGTAGTGAACATCTACAGGCCCTTCTACACCTACCACGATCCTTTGAAGCTCACGAAACCAAGGTTCATGGCGGATGCTCAGGGAATAACCCTGGTCCCCAATCCCGTAACCAGCATAGCTGAATTATCCAAGCTGGACCAGGATTCGTTTCTCCAGGCTCTCGGAAAACTGGATTACTGGTACCAGCTCGATCGAAACTTGCCTCGGTTCAGGTTTCCCTATTCCCTTGCATTTTTTGAATGGAGCGAGTCCGTATTCAGTCAGCTTAGCTCACGAGTTTCCTGGCTTGCCGAGTATCATCAACCGCATGTCTGGGATCTCTTCAATCAAGCGGGTCCTCTGTCAATCATGTGCTATATAGCCGATCGTTTCGTAGCGATTGCGAAGGAACGGGGTGAAGAACCGATAATCGTACTCATGCCGCACAAGGATTATGTGAATGAACTGAAAGACTGTAAAATCAGTAGAATGGCCCAATTTATACAGTATCTCGATAGAAGAAATTATCATTGCATTGATGCCATTCGCTGCATGTGGGAGATGAATCCGAATCAGGAGCAACTCGAAGCATGGTACGGGGGGCATGCGACTCCGGCAGGGAATAAAATTGTTGCTGAAATATTGAATCGGGAGATCGGGCATCATCTGCAGATCGGTGCGTTGACGGATGCTCACCGGCCATAG
- a CDS encoding YhdH/YhfP family quinone oxidoreductase, producing MNQETFRALLVTESSENLFTREIVDRSVSELPAGDVLIRVRYSSLNYKDALSSIGNRGVTRQYPHTPGVDAAGIVETSAVKEFSAGDEVIVTGFDLGMNTSGGFGQYVRVPAEWVVRKSPNLSLRESMIYGTAGFAAGLSVFKLLGNGVSADQGTVLVTGAPGGVGSIALSILAKTGFQVAAVNGKQDAREYLMELGAKEVLSIEDATDTSEKPLLKARWAGVIDTVGGPILSTALRSTHYGGTVTSCGNAASPVLSLTVYPFILRGVSLLGIDSVNCPKGLRLEIWNRFAGEWKLPQLEKIATEVSLENLGERIDMILQGKQIGRTVVNLGS from the coding sequence ATGAACCAAGAAACGTTTCGCGCACTGTTGGTCACTGAATCTTCCGAAAACTTGTTCACGCGAGAAATTGTGGATCGTTCCGTCTCTGAATTGCCGGCAGGCGATGTTCTGATAAGAGTGCGTTATTCATCCCTCAATTACAAAGACGCGCTTTCCTCTATCGGGAATCGAGGAGTGACCAGGCAGTATCCCCACACGCCTGGCGTGGATGCAGCCGGAATTGTCGAAACGAGCGCAGTGAAGGAATTCAGCGCCGGTGACGAAGTTATCGTAACGGGATTCGATCTGGGAATGAACACCTCCGGCGGTTTCGGACAATACGTTCGCGTCCCGGCAGAGTGGGTGGTGAGAAAATCTCCGAACCTTTCCCTCAGAGAAAGCATGATCTATGGAACTGCCGGATTTGCTGCGGGCCTGTCCGTGTTCAAACTCCTGGGAAATGGAGTTTCGGCCGATCAAGGAACGGTTCTCGTAACCGGAGCGCCTGGAGGTGTAGGAAGTATTGCTCTCAGCATCCTGGCCAAAACGGGTTTCCAGGTAGCTGCAGTGAATGGAAAGCAGGATGCCCGCGAATACCTCATGGAGCTGGGAGCGAAAGAGGTCCTCAGCATCGAGGATGCAACAGATACCTCTGAAAAGCCGTTGCTTAAGGCGCGCTGGGCAGGAGTCATCGACACGGTGGGAGGGCCGATCTTGTCCACGGCCCTGCGCTCGACCCACTACGGAGGAACCGTGACCTCCTGCGGCAATGCTGCTTCTCCTGTACTCTCATTGACGGTGTATCCTTTCATTCTCAGAGGGGTGAGCCTTCTCGGGATTGATTCGGTAAATTGTCCCAAGGGCCTGCGGCTGGAAATCTGGAACAGATTTGCCGGTGAATGGAAGCTGCCCCAACTGGAAAAGATTGCCACAGAGGTTTCTCTCGAGAATCTGGGGGAACGCATAGACATGATTCTCCAGGGAAAGCAGATCGGCCGCACTGTCGTGAATCTTGGAAGCTGA
- a CDS encoding helix-turn-helix domain-containing protein: protein MESFGRYLKGLREDKGKTIEQIAESTKIAVANLESLERDRFDLLPPRVFVKGFIRSYVQELGLNADEAINRFEEFSKQGELPDYGSEDHPVFHAKPANRSFISSPVFTIILTAAGAVSLAILLLTAGSRLFFNFDLHTTSGGPSVSTVQPVSRTSNGVSDTIVSTDSNRPSSGKRTLEIRALDSTWIRIEPDTGPAEELMMSAGDVQVFTAKRSFYLQTGNAGGIRLTFDGKTLPVLGKAKQTLSLTLD from the coding sequence ATGGAATCTTTCGGAAGGTACTTGAAGGGTCTTCGAGAAGACAAGGGTAAAACTATTGAACAAATTGCCGAAAGCACCAAAATTGCTGTGGCGAATTTGGAATCTCTCGAAAGGGATCGGTTCGATTTGCTTCCGCCGCGCGTTTTCGTAAAGGGATTTATAAGATCCTATGTCCAAGAGCTTGGCCTCAATGCTGACGAAGCAATCAATCGTTTCGAAGAATTCAGCAAACAAGGCGAGCTACCGGATTACGGATCGGAAGATCACCCGGTTTTTCATGCAAAACCGGCGAATCGTTCGTTCATCTCGAGTCCCGTGTTCACAATAATCTTAACCGCTGCCGGGGCAGTTTCTCTTGCGATTCTTTTACTAACCGCGGGCAGTCGGCTGTTCTTCAACTTCGATCTTCATACAACCTCCGGCGGTCCTTCCGTCAGTACCGTGCAGCCGGTATCAAGAACCAGCAACGGTGTATCCGATACTATTGTTTCCACAGATTCGAATCGGCCCAGCTCCGGAAAACGGACCCTGGAGATCAGAGCGCTCGACAGCACCTGGATCAGAATAGAACCGGACACCGGTCCCGCAGAAGAGTTGATGATGTCAGCCGGGGATGTTCAGGTGTTCACTGCAAAACGAAGCTTCTATCTGCAAACCGGAAATGCGGGGGGAATTCGTCTGACTTTTGATGGCAAAACGTTACCCGTTTTGGGGAAAGCGAAGCAAACGCTGTCTTTGACTTTGGACTGA
- a CDS encoding SagB family peptide dehydrogenase: MTDHVQEFHRRTSYERGKIAGPPLDWANEPDAFKIYPGLETISLIHPANGPEDYVSDLLGENLQFDHHFEMDFTKLSTILNNTHAMTAKARYKDKDFFYRSIASAGALYPFELYVGATNIAGLDDGIYHHAIGLQSLAVLGKGSILPELARGVQLSEATRPTAVFFITAIFFRSAWKYRTRAYRYHLLDSGHMLENLTLALKAMRAPYTLYYDFDDTVINQLLGLNPKREVCLAIACTLGKEYESETQEEPARIPHEAMRASQVAHVETDYPAIRKLHRLSTPILDTMEQPEMIDHLGLKPLQQTKIMLPEKWPELVTYPEAVFRRRSLRNFVQGEFKAEIFTGFLKILCSEDSSREDAPSGLSRSIAVGFLANESTGLEPGFYLLDRKAAAVSLVAPGLFMERMAHVCVDQEWLANCSIHVLFMANLQVLNATRGPRGYRHAFLASGRLGQRLYVGAASMRIGCCGIGAFYDYEASELLGLNSVSKLLYLVGIGPVKKYASI; the protein is encoded by the coding sequence ATGACGGATCATGTACAGGAATTCCATCGCCGCACGAGTTATGAGCGCGGCAAGATAGCAGGGCCGCCATTGGACTGGGCCAATGAACCTGATGCATTCAAAATTTATCCCGGGCTGGAAACCATTTCGTTGATTCATCCAGCAAACGGCCCGGAAGACTATGTTTCCGATCTATTAGGAGAAAACCTCCAGTTTGACCATCATTTCGAGATGGACTTTACCAAGCTGTCGACTATTCTCAATAATACCCACGCAATGACCGCCAAAGCACGGTATAAGGATAAAGATTTCTTCTACCGCAGTATCGCATCTGCAGGCGCTCTGTATCCTTTTGAACTCTATGTGGGAGCCACAAATATTGCCGGTCTGGATGACGGCATTTACCACCATGCGATAGGACTGCAAAGTCTGGCAGTACTGGGGAAGGGTAGTATTTTGCCGGAACTCGCCCGCGGGGTTCAACTCTCGGAAGCGACCAGACCTACGGCGGTTTTCTTTATCACCGCGATCTTTTTCCGTAGCGCCTGGAAATATCGTACCCGCGCGTACCGTTATCATCTGTTGGACAGCGGACATATGCTCGAGAATCTCACTCTTGCGCTCAAAGCCATGCGAGCGCCGTACACGCTGTACTATGATTTCGACGATACGGTGATCAATCAGTTGCTCGGGCTTAATCCAAAACGTGAGGTGTGCCTGGCAATCGCCTGTACTCTCGGCAAAGAATATGAATCCGAGACGCAAGAAGAGCCGGCCAGAATTCCGCACGAAGCCATGCGGGCCAGTCAGGTCGCGCATGTTGAGACCGATTATCCCGCGATCAGAAAACTGCACAGGTTGTCCACGCCAATTCTCGACACGATGGAGCAGCCTGAAATGATCGATCACCTCGGATTGAAACCTCTACAGCAAACAAAGATCATGCTTCCTGAGAAATGGCCCGAGCTGGTCACGTATCCGGAGGCAGTGTTCAGACGACGATCGTTGCGCAATTTTGTTCAAGGGGAATTCAAGGCCGAAATATTCACGGGATTCTTGAAGATCTTGTGCTCTGAAGACAGCTCGCGTGAAGATGCGCCGTCAGGACTCAGCCGGTCAATCGCGGTAGGTTTTCTGGCCAATGAATCGACTGGGCTGGAACCGGGATTCTATCTTCTGGATCGAAAGGCGGCGGCTGTTTCCCTGGTTGCGCCCGGATTGTTCATGGAACGCATGGCTCACGTCTGCGTGGATCAGGAGTGGCTCGCGAATTGCTCAATTCATGTGCTTTTCATGGCCAATCTCCAGGTACTCAATGCAACGCGGGGTCCTCGCGGGTACAGACACGCATTCCTGGCGTCAGGCCGTTTAGGCCAGAGGCTGTACGTCGGCGCTGCATCCATGAGAATCGGTTGTTGCGGAATCGGAGCCTTCTATGATTATGAAGCATCGGAATTGCTCGGCCTGAATTCTGTCTCGAAGCTACTTTACCTGGTGGGAATCGGCCCAGTCAAAAAGTACGCATCCATATAG
- a CDS encoding rhodanese-like domain-containing protein: MFEKLKQYFTPAESMTADEAKDYVNSHEEGSFTLLDVRQPGEYEKTHIPGAKLVPVAELSDSIDQLDPEKPVIVY, encoded by the coding sequence ATGTTTGAAAAGCTGAAACAGTATTTTACTCCCGCGGAATCCATGACCGCGGATGAAGCAAAAGACTACGTCAACAGCCACGAGGAAGGCTCGTTCACTCTTCTCGATGTCCGACAGCCGGGAGAGTACGAGAAAACACACATTCCGGGGGCCAAACTGGTTCCTGTAGCAGAGTTATCAGATTCCATCGACCAACTCGATCCCGAGAAGCCCGTCATTGTGTATTGA
- a CDS encoding ferritin-like domain-containing protein, whose amino-acid sequence MLVGKGFKNVYNLSGGIHAWNGLEAEGPVELNMDLIKGDETPAQIIKLAYSMEESLGTFYRIAKTKTEDKEIIGILDNLASIEEKHKDYLIDLLQEAEPAAREELTAQRPESQILEGGFRMDDFLKQNERFLTQVSSLLDMAMMLETQALDLYLRFADKAEDNRTKDVLFKIGQQEKQHVAALGRYREKYS is encoded by the coding sequence ATGCTGGTCGGAAAAGGTTTCAAGAATGTTTATAACCTTTCTGGAGGAATTCACGCGTGGAACGGTCTCGAGGCCGAAGGACCTGTCGAGTTAAACATGGATTTGATAAAGGGTGACGAGACTCCCGCGCAGATAATCAAACTTGCTTATTCAATGGAAGAGAGTCTCGGAACTTTTTACAGGATTGCGAAAACGAAAACCGAAGACAAAGAGATAATTGGCATTCTCGATAATCTGGCGTCAATTGAAGAGAAGCACAAAGATTACCTCATTGACCTGCTCCAAGAGGCCGAGCCTGCTGCTCGAGAAGAATTGACTGCCCAGCGTCCGGAATCTCAAATCCTTGAGGGAGGATTTCGCATGGACGACTTCCTCAAACAAAACGAGCGCTTTTTGACACAGGTTTCTTCACTTCTGGACATGGCCATGATGCTGGAAACACAGGCGCTCGATCTATACCTCCGGTTTGCGGATAAAGCCGAGGACAACCGAACAAAAGACGTCCTGTTTAAAATAGGACAACAGGAAAAGCAGCATGTGGCAGCATTGGGGCGCTATCGGGAAAAGTATTCCTGA
- a CDS encoding DNA integrity scanning protein DisA nucleotide-binding domain protein: MTDFKEVLCKVCSACKGVNPEILERVLLLAVEIAREGREGRRIGTIFVVADTQEVLKNSRSLILDPLFGHDPELKQIHDPNVRETIKELAQLDGAFVISDQGIVVSACRYLNASADDIRMPLGLGARHMAAASISRATKAVSVVVSESSIVRVFDNGEMVSEIIPELWLFSHYSRNAQIANLGTQISDFSSLSCT, from the coding sequence ATGACGGATTTTAAAGAAGTTCTGTGCAAAGTATGTTCTGCCTGCAAAGGAGTAAATCCCGAAATATTGGAGCGTGTTCTGCTGCTTGCCGTGGAGATTGCTCGGGAAGGTCGCGAAGGCAGACGCATCGGTACTATCTTCGTCGTAGCCGATACTCAAGAAGTTCTGAAGAACTCGAGAAGTCTTATTCTGGATCCTCTTTTCGGGCATGATCCCGAATTGAAGCAGATACACGATCCTAACGTGAGAGAGACCATAAAGGAACTCGCTCAACTTGATGGCGCTTTCGTTATTTCCGACCAGGGCATTGTGGTCTCTGCGTGCAGGTATCTCAACGCTTCCGCTGATGACATCCGGATGCCTTTGGGTTTGGGTGCGCGACATATGGCGGCGGCATCCATCAGCCGGGCTACGAAAGCTGTAAGTGTTGTAGTCTCGGAAAGCTCGATTGTGCGGGTTTTTGATAACGGCGAGATGGTTTCAGAAATAATTCCTGAGTTGTGGCTGTTCAGCCATTACAGCCGTAATGCACAAATAGCCAATCTGGGCACGCAGATTTCTGACTTTTCTTCTTTGTCGTGCACATGA
- a CDS encoding DNA internalization-related competence protein ComEC/Rec2: protein MGALAFPAVFGVAALMAGIICESSYAVGMENWTLIAFVPGLVLVFAIVRTDRVVLAWIAAALIFFLIGREITHKQLELGRDFTAPASKTVIHASVGMLWASGERFRTFFVDNGFDAERGIDLPGRGRLVVRNNDIPLCSGDRIAFRSRLRKPLNRGNPGEYDWEIECKHNNIVWLASADGPDSLAIISRASGLSPSAAVFKTRDYVAQFLDLHSGKILSACLPNYFSSATQAKVHGFVKGILLGDQGEIDYSVQQSFSSSGLVHVLSASGLHVGIVVAISFLFVKICFHLWPEALLWMPYRVAGAIFSIPAVIFYCSLIGARVPAVRSGIMALVVAAGILMSKRWNSLNTLAVAALIILLGNPLALFTPGFQLSFLAVGGIILIVPEFTRNLTAMQGPFDSERSWSARAIRRVCWYFVLIMVTSLAATLAITPILLQLFHSFPVWTLAANLITDFALLPILGCGLVAPGAALLSSSVGACFIAVADVFSWFVIGVAEFFAYIPGSPLYVPHLSLNQLILCWAMCLFFLWFLRNPSKRRVRIALAGVASFLILGGSILFSPEDPELKAVFLNVGKADAAFVQPPGSGGMLVDGGLKTSYFDAGRSIVLPFFQWQGTRRVDAVLISHPQMDHMGGLLTVVKLIPVGSLFWNPVGDRPRHLADIIGHFPSDRVLSANREHPGVQVGRAVLTFLNPAQSQKTRMSGKELNNASVVARLDYGEISFLFTGDLEREGEEELLSSDLNLCASVLKVAHHGGRTSTSRQFVEAVKPRIAIISGESPMTRTGPHHEIIERLQSAGAHVFITGRDGAITVQSDGKRLYITTGSRYGDGPRLVKRAYD, encoded by the coding sequence TTGGGGGCTTTGGCATTTCCCGCAGTGTTCGGGGTAGCCGCTCTCATGGCCGGTATTATATGCGAATCCTCGTACGCAGTGGGAATGGAAAACTGGACGCTCATTGCTTTCGTCCCCGGTCTTGTACTCGTGTTTGCCATTGTGAGAACCGATCGTGTCGTACTTGCCTGGATCGCGGCTGCACTCATATTCTTCCTGATTGGACGAGAAATTACTCACAAGCAACTGGAACTCGGCCGCGATTTTACCGCTCCTGCAAGTAAAACAGTCATCCATGCTTCAGTGGGAATGCTCTGGGCTTCAGGTGAGAGATTCAGGACATTTTTCGTGGACAATGGCTTCGATGCAGAGCGCGGAATCGACCTTCCGGGAAGAGGTAGGCTGGTCGTGAGGAATAATGACATTCCCCTTTGTTCCGGCGATCGCATAGCATTCCGTTCTCGGCTTCGTAAGCCGCTGAACAGAGGAAACCCCGGAGAATACGACTGGGAAATTGAATGCAAGCACAACAATATCGTGTGGCTCGCATCGGCCGATGGACCCGATTCCTTGGCCATAATAAGTCGTGCCTCCGGCTTGAGCCCGAGCGCGGCGGTATTTAAGACTCGTGACTACGTTGCGCAATTCCTCGACCTTCACAGCGGAAAAATCCTCTCAGCGTGCTTGCCAAACTATTTTTCGTCAGCCACACAAGCCAAAGTTCACGGTTTTGTAAAAGGCATACTCCTCGGAGATCAAGGTGAAATCGACTACTCTGTACAGCAGAGTTTTTCCTCATCGGGACTTGTGCACGTACTCTCCGCATCCGGTCTCCATGTGGGGATTGTTGTGGCGATTTCCTTTTTGTTCGTGAAAATCTGTTTTCATCTATGGCCTGAAGCACTTCTTTGGATGCCATATCGGGTTGCCGGGGCAATTTTCTCAATTCCTGCAGTCATCTTTTATTGCTCGTTAATTGGAGCTCGGGTTCCTGCGGTACGATCCGGCATTATGGCTCTGGTGGTTGCAGCAGGGATCCTGATGAGCAAGCGCTGGAACTCCCTGAATACGCTTGCAGTCGCTGCTCTCATCATATTGTTGGGCAATCCGCTGGCCCTGTTCACTCCGGGATTTCAACTGTCCTTTTTGGCCGTGGGAGGGATAATTCTGATTGTGCCGGAGTTCACGCGGAACCTCACGGCAATGCAGGGTCCTTTCGATTCCGAGAGATCGTGGTCTGCTCGAGCTATCCGAAGAGTATGCTGGTATTTCGTCCTGATAATGGTGACGTCTTTGGCGGCAACATTGGCGATCACTCCGATCTTGCTACAGCTTTTTCACTCATTTCCCGTTTGGACCTTAGCTGCAAATCTCATCACAGACTTTGCCCTGCTTCCCATCCTCGGTTGCGGCCTTGTGGCGCCAGGAGCGGCCCTTCTGAGTTCATCTGTGGGGGCCTGTTTTATTGCAGTTGCTGATGTATTTTCGTGGTTTGTGATCGGAGTCGCTGAATTTTTCGCTTACATACCGGGGAGCCCGCTTTACGTACCGCACCTTTCCCTGAATCAACTGATACTGTGCTGGGCTATGTGTTTATTCTTTCTCTGGTTCTTGAGAAATCCCTCGAAACGCCGCGTACGCATTGCTTTGGCAGGAGTGGCCTCTTTCTTGATCTTGGGAGGCTCCATACTGTTCAGCCCAGAAGACCCGGAACTCAAAGCAGTATTCCTGAACGTAGGCAAAGCGGATGCTGCATTCGTTCAACCCCCCGGATCCGGGGGAATGCTTGTGGATGGTGGACTCAAAACTTCATACTTCGATGCCGGCAGGAGCATAGTCTTGCCTTTTTTCCAGTGGCAGGGAACCAGGCGCGTTGACGCGGTGCTAATCAGTCATCCTCAAATGGATCACATGGGGGGCTTGCTCACGGTTGTGAAGCTCATACCGGTGGGATCGCTCTTCTGGAACCCTGTCGGAGATAGGCCGAGACACCTGGCAGACATTATCGGCCATTTTCCCTCCGATCGGGTTTTGAGCGCAAACAGAGAACACCCCGGAGTGCAGGTCGGAAGGGCGGTATTGACGTTTCTCAATCCGGCTCAATCGCAGAAAACCCGAATGTCCGGAAAAGAATTGAATAACGCGTCTGTCGTCGCCAGACTGGACTATGGGGAAATTTCGTTTCTTTTTACAGGAGACCTGGAGCGGGAAGGGGAAGAAGAGCTCCTGTCGTCCGACCTCAATCTCTGCGCCTCAGTTTTGAAGGTTGCGCATCATGGAGGACGAACGTCTACTTCGCGACAGTTTGTAGAAGCCGTCAAGCCAAGGATCGCCATTATATCCGGGGAATCGCCGATGACACGAACCGGCCCGCATCACGAAATCATAGAGAGACTCCAGTCCGCAGGAGCACACGTTTTTATCACAGGGCGGGACGGCGCTATTACTGTGCAATCAGACGGAAAACGCTTGTACATCACGACAGGATCCCGATACGGAGACGGGCCGAGACTCGTGAAGAGAGCTTATGATTAG